From one bacterium genomic stretch:
- the istA gene encoding IS21 family transposase has protein sequence MTNAQKSVRSPGRLPSTDTMKTPDDVAAMRRLHALGWGVRRIAHELGISPNTVRRHLRAGEWRSYQTPERESALDPHQEWLQARFLQHRGNAAVVHEELRRELGVTVSLRTVERAVESHRDELRAEAVATTRFETPPGQQMQIDFGQRRVRIGDEDVVAHLCILTLGYSRRTFAIAYACERQAQWLEGIEAAFQHFGGTPVELLMDNARALVTHHDAATREVTFNETFRGFCEHWGVRPRACAPYRARTKGKDERAVQYVGRNAIAGRTFRSWEDFNAHLVRWSREIADVRIHGTTGDRPIDRFERAERSVLKPLRAVPFLRVRELFRRVHTDGCVEVDTNHYSVPWRLIGKRVVVRILDGKMSVLRGDTTVACHDARPPSRARIIDRTHLAGVVRQTEEARLTGGSAQVVVTGNLQRPLSEYDDSVGGAL, from the coding sequence CTGCATGCCCTTGGCTGGGGAGTGCGGCGCATTGCCCACGAACTGGGCATCAGCCCGAACACCGTCCGCCGCCACCTCCGTGCAGGGGAGTGGCGCAGCTACCAGACGCCGGAGCGCGAAAGCGCGCTCGACCCGCATCAGGAGTGGCTCCAGGCGCGCTTTCTGCAGCACCGGGGGAACGCCGCGGTGGTCCACGAGGAGCTGCGCCGCGAGCTCGGCGTCACCGTCTCGTTGCGGACCGTCGAGCGCGCCGTAGAGTCCCATCGAGACGAGCTTCGTGCCGAGGCGGTGGCGACCACCCGATTCGAGACCCCGCCTGGGCAGCAGATGCAGATCGACTTCGGCCAGCGGCGCGTGCGCATCGGCGACGAGGATGTCGTGGCGCACCTCTGCATCCTCACACTCGGGTACTCTCGGCGCACCTTCGCGATCGCCTACGCGTGCGAACGCCAGGCGCAGTGGCTCGAGGGCATCGAGGCCGCGTTCCAGCACTTCGGCGGGACGCCCGTTGAGCTGCTCATGGACAACGCGCGCGCCCTGGTGACCCACCACGACGCCGCGACGCGCGAGGTCACCTTCAACGAGACCTTCCGGGGCTTCTGCGAGCACTGGGGGGTGCGCCCGCGGGCGTGCGCCCCGTACCGCGCCCGTACGAAGGGCAAGGATGAACGCGCGGTTCAGTATGTCGGGCGGAACGCCATCGCCGGACGGACCTTCCGCTCGTGGGAGGACTTCAACGCCCACCTCGTGCGGTGGTCGCGGGAGATCGCCGACGTGCGGATCCACGGCACCACCGGCGACCGCCCGATCGACCGCTTCGAGCGTGCCGAGCGATCGGTACTGAAGCCGCTCCGCGCCGTGCCGTTTCTGCGCGTGCGGGAACTCTTCCGGAGGGTCCACACCGACGGGTGCGTCGAGGTCGACACCAACCACTACAGCGTCCCGTGGCGCCTCATCGGGAAGCGGGTCGTCGTGCGCATCCTGGACGGCAAGATGAGCGTGCTGCGGGGCGACACGACCGTCGCCTGCCACGATGCTCGGCCTCCCAGCCGCGCCCGGATCATCGACCGGACCCACCTGGCCGGGGTGGTTCGCCAGACCGAGGAGGCTCGCCTGACCGGAGGTAGCGCTCAAGTCGTCGTGACCGGCAACCTCCAGCGCCCGCTGAGCGAGTACGACGACTCCGTAGGCGGTGCGCTGTGA
- the istA gene encoding IS21 family transposase — MLDRDVRIAILELTRRGRGTRRIAKELGLSRTSVQQVVKSGQSERPEFVRAELLDAHLDRVRELFEDCDGNLVRVHEELVAGGVEVAYATVTGFCRRHRIGVKEKVPAGRYTFEPGEEMQHDTSPHVVQIGDRSRLLQCASVVLAHSRMVYAQLYPTFDRFYAKTFLTNAVRFFGGACRRCMVDNTNVVVAHGTGKRAVIAPEMEAFGGRFGFVFVAHEKGDANRSAHVERQFDHIENNFYAGRSFADLADGNAQLHAWCEKVNRAQKRSLHAAPVEVFAAERPHLAPLPDWIPEVVRVASRRVDVEGYISLHHNTYPVPVELIDEQVEVQETIDRVRVLHRHKVVADYPAIEPGRRERAKLLEPRVRRSATRKADPVAPEESALIAAGPEFVAMIELLRRTQKGRARVPIRRLHRLFLDYPTETLRAALVSAVAHGLHDLSGIERMVLRGLAGELFRLPIPPEDS; from the coding sequence ATGCTCGATCGTGATGTCCGCATCGCCATCCTGGAGCTGACGCGCCGCGGCCGCGGCACCCGGCGGATCGCCAAGGAGCTGGGCCTGTCGCGCACGTCGGTGCAGCAGGTGGTGAAGAGCGGGCAGTCCGAGCGCCCGGAGTTCGTACGCGCCGAGCTCCTCGACGCACACCTCGACCGTGTGCGGGAGCTCTTCGAGGACTGTGACGGGAACCTCGTCCGGGTGCACGAGGAGCTCGTCGCCGGCGGGGTAGAGGTCGCCTACGCGACGGTGACCGGCTTCTGCCGTCGCCATCGGATCGGCGTGAAGGAGAAGGTCCCCGCAGGCCGGTACACGTTCGAGCCCGGCGAGGAGATGCAGCACGACACCTCGCCCCACGTCGTGCAGATCGGCGACCGGTCGCGCCTCCTGCAGTGCGCATCGGTGGTGCTCGCGCATTCGCGGATGGTCTACGCCCAGCTATACCCCACCTTCGACCGCTTCTATGCCAAGACCTTCCTGACCAACGCCGTCCGGTTCTTCGGCGGCGCGTGCCGACGCTGCATGGTCGACAACACCAACGTCGTCGTGGCCCACGGGACCGGGAAGCGGGCGGTGATCGCCCCCGAGATGGAGGCGTTCGGCGGCCGGTTTGGTTTCGTTTTCGTGGCACACGAGAAGGGCGACGCCAATCGCTCCGCCCACGTGGAGCGGCAGTTCGACCACATCGAGAACAACTTCTACGCCGGCCGATCCTTCGCCGACCTCGCCGATGGCAACGCTCAGCTCCATGCATGGTGCGAGAAGGTCAACCGCGCCCAGAAGCGCTCCCTGCACGCCGCCCCCGTCGAGGTGTTCGCCGCCGAGCGACCGCACCTCGCGCCGCTCCCCGACTGGATCCCGGAGGTCGTCCGCGTCGCGAGCCGGCGGGTGGACGTCGAGGGTTACATCTCCCTCCACCACAACACCTACCCGGTGCCAGTGGAGCTCATCGACGAGCAGGTCGAGGTGCAGGAGACGATCGACCGCGTACGCGTCCTCCACCGGCACAAGGTGGTCGCCGACTACCCTGCCATCGAGCCGGGACGTCGTGAGCGCGCAAAGCTCCTGGAGCCCCGGGTGCGCCGCAGCGCGACGCGCAAGGCCGATCCCGTCGCCCCCGAGGAGAGCGCGCTCATCGCCGCCGGCCCGGAGTTCGTCGCGATGATCGAGCTCTTGCGCCGCACCCAGAAGGGTCGCGCGCGGGTCCCGATCCGGCGCCTGCACCGCCTCTTCCTCGACTACCCCACCGAGACCCTGCGCGCGGCGCTCGTGAGCGCGGTCGCCCACGGGCTCCACGACCTCAGTGGCATCGAGCGCATGGTGCTCCGCGGGCTCGCCGGGGAGCTGTTCCGCCTTCCCATCCCCCCAGAGGACTCATGA
- a CDS encoding ParB N-terminal domain-containing protein has translation MVALELRQLDLRYAPLRIADPTRRARLEAAIAQQGQQVPVLVVPAGDRFVLIEGYGRVDALRRLHRDVVQAVTLEVGEADALVLRHRLEGGRQRSALEEGWLVAALLDHGKSQTDVAIALGKSQSWVSRRLALVRTLPEAVQAAVREGRLVPHAAEKFLVPMARANAAQCATLVEGLRRVRPTVRQLARLYAAWKAADPEVRQRIAEQPLLYLKAEDAVKPVDPEEDLTALRDVEAVAGVCGRARKGLREGAYGRLPSHRRPHLDGAWQEARLAFDALAGLLAEEGLDARS, from the coding sequence ATCGCGCAGCAGGGACAGCAGGTCCCCGTCCTCGTCGTGCCGGCGGGCGATCGCTTCGTCCTCATCGAGGGGTACGGGCGCGTCGACGCGCTCCGTCGGCTTCACCGCGACGTCGTGCAGGCCGTGACGCTGGAGGTCGGCGAGGCCGACGCGCTCGTGCTGCGGCACCGGCTCGAGGGTGGGCGGCAGCGGAGCGCGCTCGAGGAGGGCTGGCTCGTGGCCGCGCTCCTCGACCACGGCAAGTCGCAGACGGACGTGGCGATCGCGCTGGGGAAGTCGCAGAGCTGGGTCTCGCGGCGCCTTGCGTTGGTACGCACGCTGCCCGAGGCAGTGCAGGCCGCGGTCCGCGAGGGACGCCTCGTCCCGCACGCCGCGGAGAAGTTCCTGGTCCCTATGGCGCGCGCCAACGCGGCCCAATGCGCCACCCTCGTCGAGGGCCTCCGCAGGGTCCGGCCCACCGTTCGCCAGCTCGCCCGCCTCTACGCCGCCTGGAAGGCCGCCGATCCCGAGGTCCGCCAACGCATCGCCGAGCAGCCGCTGCTCTACCTGAAGGCCGAGGACGCCGTGAAGCCGGTCGACCCCGAGGAGGATCTCACCGCGTTGCGCGACGTGGAGGCGGTGGCGGGCGTGTGCGGTCGGGCCCGGAAGGGCCTTCGGGAGGGCGCGTACGGGCGGCTCCCGTCGCACCGGCGACCGCACCTCGACGGGGCCTGGCAGGAGGCGCGGCTCGCGTTCGACGCGCTGGCGGGGCTGCTCGCCGAGGAGGGACTCGATGCTCGATCGTGA
- a CDS encoding ATP-binding protein — translation MIAEDTQLHAMLSRLQLTGIRDRLDALLEEAARKEFDLRQTLSYLCSAEVEYRDQRRVAMGTSIAKFPFVRTLDDYDFDAQPSVDAKQVRDLATCRWASTLPKSGPLPLSRTGPLQDRDPVLSAAP, via the coding sequence GTGATCGCCGAGGACACGCAGCTCCACGCCATGCTCAGTCGTTTGCAGCTCACCGGGATCCGGGACCGCCTCGACGCCTTGTTGGAGGAGGCGGCCCGGAAGGAGTTCGACCTGCGGCAGACCTTGTCGTACCTCTGCTCGGCTGAGGTCGAGTATCGCGACCAGCGCCGCGTCGCGATGGGGACGAGCATCGCGAAGTTCCCCTTCGTTCGCACGCTCGACGACTACGACTTCGACGCCCAGCCCTCCGTGGACGCGAAGCAGGTGCGCGATCTCGCCACGTGCCGGTGGGCTTCAACGCTCCCCAAATCTGGTCCACTCCCGCTCTCCAGAACTGGGCCCCTCCAAGATCGTGATCCGGTCCTCTCCGCCGCCCCCTGA
- the istB gene encoding IS21-like element helper ATPase IstB, which produces MNDDLDQLLLGLKLPRAREVIARELERAAKDQPSYADFLARVLREEYLHQRQKSLDYRIRQARLPEVWSIDTFPFDRQPGVRAATIRELAGLDFVPAAQNLVFIGPTGVGKTGLASGLLHQALVNGYRCRFIRAQDLFDEMYASLADRSTRHMLNQLRAYDVLLIDEMGYLNLRPEQSNIFFKLMEERYGRKSTILTTNLDYDDWFTFLGQKPMVQALLDRLRHKCHTIRIDGPSLRTPMG; this is translated from the coding sequence ATGAACGACGATCTGGACCAGCTCCTGCTGGGCCTCAAGCTCCCCCGCGCCCGCGAGGTCATCGCCCGCGAACTCGAGCGCGCGGCCAAGGACCAGCCTTCCTACGCGGACTTCCTCGCCCGCGTCCTTCGCGAGGAGTACCTCCACCAGCGCCAGAAGAGCCTGGACTACCGCATCCGCCAAGCCCGCCTCCCCGAGGTGTGGTCCATCGACACGTTCCCGTTCGACCGCCAGCCGGGCGTGAGGGCGGCGACCATCCGCGAGCTCGCGGGCCTGGACTTCGTCCCGGCGGCCCAGAACCTCGTGTTCATCGGGCCGACCGGCGTCGGGAAGACCGGCCTCGCCTCCGGCCTGCTCCACCAGGCGCTCGTCAACGGCTACCGGTGCCGTTTCATCCGCGCCCAGGACCTCTTCGACGAGATGTACGCCTCGCTTGCCGACCGCTCCACCCGCCACATGCTGAACCAGCTCCGTGCCTACGATGTGCTGCTCATCGATGAGATGGGGTACCTCAACCTCCGGCCCGAGCAGTCCAACATCTTCTTCAAGCTGATGGAGGAGCGGTACGGGCGCAAGTCCACCATCCTGACCACCAACCTCGACTACGACGATTGGTTCACCTTCCTGGGACAGAAGCCGATGGTCCAGGCGCTGCTCGACCGCCTGCGTCACAAGTGCCACACCATCCGGATCGACGGGCCGTCGTTGAGGACGCCGATGGGCTGA